The Anaerolineae bacterium region TACGAGCGTCTGGCCGCCTTACGCAGCCGGCGCAACCGGGCCGGGGTTGAACAAACCCTGACTGCCCTGGAAAACGCGGCCAAAAACACCGGCAACCTGATACCCTTCATTCTATCGGCGGTGGAAGCCTATGCCACCACCGGCGAAATTTGCCATACCCTGCGCCGCGTTTGGGGCGAATACAGGCCGCCGGTAATTGTATAGTTCACCCCACCCATAATGAAATTCTCTACCCAATACTTGACACTTGACACGCGCCCCTATTTCAGAGAGGCAAGGTAAAAACAAAGCGACTGCCTTCGCCGCCCTGGCCGGGTTCTACCCAAATCCGCCCCCCGTGCGCCTCCACGGCTAACCGGCAAAAGGCCAGGCCCAGGCCAAAGCCTTTTCTGGTATTACTTCCGGCCACCTGGGCAAAACGTTCAAAGATTCGTTCCCGATCCGCGGGGGGAATACCCGGGCCGGTATCGGTGATGCTTACCTGGATATATCCATTTTTTGGTTCCGCCACCACCCCGATATGCCCATTTTTGGGCGTATACTTAATGGCATTGCCAATCAAGTTAGCCAAAACCCGGATGATTTTCTCCTCATCGGCCATTACGGGCGGTAAGTCGGCGGGAACAATAGTCTCCAGGGTAACGTTTGCTTCCAGCGGGACAATCGGCCTGTTTATGGCATCGGTAATGAGTTGGGCCAAATCCAGCTCGTCCAACTCCAATTCCACTTCACCAGATTCCATCCGGGCAATGTCTAATAGAGAGTCCACCAGGAGCTGCATGTGGCCACAGGTTGAATTGGCCAGATTGAGCAGCGATTGGTTAGCCTCCAGCACCTCTTTGGGCAGCACCATTTCCAGGAGGTTGACGATCCCCAGCAGGCTGGAGATGGGATGGCGCAAATCGTGGACAATGAGGTCGGTGGTTTCCTGGCGTAGTTGTTGGAGTTCCAGTAAATGCTGTTTTTCGGTTTGCAATTCGGAAACCTGTTTGCTCAGGCGGTCTTCGGCCCGCAGACCGGCGTCGCGGGCATTGTCGGCGGCTCGCAGCCGGGCGCTGAGCGTGCTCAAAATCCCCATCCCCACCGCAGAGTTGCTGCTCAATAGTTGCTTAAAATCTTGGCGCGTGATGCGCAAAAGGCGGGTATCTTCCAGGGCAATCACCGAGGCGGAACGGGGTTGGTCTTCTAACAGAGCCATTTCCCCCACAATCTCTCCTGGCCCCCGATAACCCAATACAATTGGCGACTCCGGGTTTCCTTTGACCACCGCCACCCGTCCAGACCAGATAATGTACATGGCGTTGCCAACATCGCCCTCGGCAAAAATTACTGCCCCCCGGGGATAGTGCTGTTCGGTCATCAACGCATCCACTACCTCCCGGCCTGCCGCCGCTAACTGGCGTAAAAAGGGGGAGTCCAACTTTACCCTTGATTCTGGAGCAATAGGGCTGGTGTCAATCAGGCGATCAATCTCTTGGGGGGTCAACGTTTGCGTTGTCATTACCTAATTTCTTCCATATTCTCTGCTACAAATACGCCTATTTACTATTTTACTTTAACAGATTATCAAGATAATGACAATAGAGTAAAAAGTCCCACAAAATTAGTCGTGTATTGTGCCGTTGGGCATGGTGGTTTGGGCCAGGCTTTCGGCAATGCTCAGTTGCTCGCCGGTGATATTGGCCTCGGTTAAGTTGGCTGCGGCCAGATTGGCCCCGCCGGTATTGGCCCCAATCAGGGACGCTTCACTGAGATTAGCTCCCCTCAAATCAGCCCGGAATAGATTACCCCCCCGCAGGTTGGCCCGGCTTAAATCCGCTCCGCGCAGGTCGGCCCCCCGCAGATTGACCCGTCGCAGGTCGGCGGCAACCAGGTTGGCTTCCCTCAAATTGGCCCTGAATAGATTGGCCTGGCTCAAATTGGCCTGGCTCAAATTGGCCTGGCTCAAATTGGCCTCGCGCAAGTAGGCCCGGCTCAGGTCCGCGCGTCTCAAATTTGATTGGGCCAGGTTGGCGCCTTGCAGGTAAACCCGGCGCAAGTTGATTTCACTTAGATCAAGGTTCTGCAAATTGGCGTTCCGCAGGTTGGGTATTTCCCCTCTGGCGCGGGCCTTTTTGATAACGCGCATCACTTGCTCACGTTTCATAATCTACTCTTTTACCCAGCAATAACAATTTGCCGGTGGAGATGGATCGCTTCCGAAATTTGCGCTGCCAAACCTGATTACTGAGGCGAGCGGTTTGTTCCTGGAGAATGGCATGAGCTGTTTCCAGAATGGCCTGGGCCTGCTCAACCAACGCCGGATTGTCCTGGGCGGCTGTTTCCAGCACCCGGTAAAGGGTCAAATAAACTTGAAAAGGGTTGTCAAGGCCGGCCGGTTCGTTAGCCTTGAGCCAGGCCAAAATTTCTTCTCCGTAGGCTAAAGCCAGGTCCAAGTCGTCCTGTTCCAGGGCCAGCCGGGCCAGACCGGCCAGGGCATCTATGGCCGGTCCGGGTTGATTCATTTGGCGGCGCAGGTTTAGGAGGTGGTTGTAAGTGGTGGACGCAGCCTGCCATTGGCCCAGTTCAACCTGGGCATGGCCTAAATAGGTGAGGCTATAACCCTGGCCTGCCCGGCAGCCAATTTTCTGTTGAATAGCCAAAGCCATCTGGCAATATCTATAGGCGGTTTGATGATCGCCTGAATGGTAATAGACAAAACCAAACTTGCCCAGGGAATCGGCCTGGCCGGCCTGGCTGCCAAGTTCTTCGCGCAGGTCAAGCGAGGGCGATAAATAGCTGCGGGCAGTAGGATAGTCGCCCAGATAACCGTAAAGCAGGCCAAGATTACTGAGGGCGCCGGCTAGAGTTTCTCTATCGCCAATTTCGGAAGCAGTATCCAGAACCTGCTCAAAATAATCCCGCGCGGCCTCATAATCGCCCTGGCGCAGGTAAAGAACGCCCACCGCCAGCAGAGACTTCACTTCGCCTTGTTGGTGGCCGATGGTGTAATGAAGGGGGATAGCCTGCTCAAAGTAATCCCGCGCGGCCTGGTAGCAACCCAGGTGATATTGAATGAGGCCAAGCAAGTGTAGATTATCAGCTTGGGCGGGATGGTGGTGATGGGCGCGACAGAAGGCCAGGGCTTGCTGGCAATAACCTCGAGCGGTGGGGTAGTCGCCCTGGAGCATGCAGAGCGTGCCAAGCCGGTATAACACCTCCGCTTCAAGGCAGCGACTGGGGTTGTTTTGGGCCAGGGCCAGGGCTTGATCCAGTTTCTTACCGGCCGCTTCATAATTACCCTGGTGATAGAGGGCGCTGCCCCAGGCCAGGTAAGCTCTGGCTTCACCGGCCACATCTTCAATTTGTTTGGCCTGGGCTACGGTTTGTTGGGCCGCGGCCAGGGCCAGAGCGTAGTTGCCGGTGACTTCGGCATAACGCGCCTGCCGCAACATTACCTCGGTTTCCTGCCGGACATCTTTTAACGCTTTGGCCAATGCCGCCAGTGCGGCGATATCTTCGGCCTGCGCTTCTCGGCTGCCCAGGCGGTTGTATACTGTTTCGCGGGCCAGCAGCAGTTTGTAACGTTCTGCCGTTTCACTATGCGGGGTCAGGTTCAGGGCGCGATTGAGGTAGCTCAAGGCTTCGGCATTGGCAAATTGGGCGGCTGATTGTAAGCCCAGCAGGGCGGCGTAATGCCTTTCTCGCGCTTCATCTTCGGCTTGGTGCCAGTGATAGACCAGCAGGGCGTAACAGGAGGCGAGTGGATCAGCCGCGGAAACCGGTGGAAAAGTCAAATTGGCGCCGGAGTCTGGGCCGGGCAGGGTTTCATCAGGATGAAGCATCGGGGAGGGACCGTTGCCGGGGGGCTGCGTTTTGCCGTAAGTCTGCTCATACCACTGCGCCACCGTGCGATGCAATCGCCGGCGCCGGTCAAAAAGTAGGGATTGATAGGTGACTTCCTGGATAAGGCTGTGCTTAAAACAATAGGTCAGGTCTGGCTCCGGGTTTGCCGGTTGGATAAATTCCAGGTAAATTAGTTCATACAGGTGGGTTTTTAAGGAACGTTCGTTTATGTCTAAATGCTGGCGTAAGGTATCGCGCAGGGTGGTGTAGGCAAATGTGTAACCGATCACGGCGGCCACTCTGAGCATAAGTTGTTCTTCTGGCGGCAGCCGGTCTATCCGGGAAAGAATGGTGCTCTGGATGGTGGTTGGCAAAATCTGAACGGCCTGGTCCAGGTCGCCGCTGATCAGGCAGCGGGTTTTGCCGGCAGCGCCTGTGGAGGCGGGCAGGGCTTTGAGGGTGATAAAACCATCATTATACAGCGCATAAATCAGTTCTTCGGCAAAAAAGGGATTGCCGCCCGCCCGTTTTTGCACCAGTTCGGCCACGGCTTCAGGCAGTTCGTTGCCGGTGAGGTCCAGTTTGGCGGCGGCCAGGGCCAGGGTATCCTCTGCCGAAAGAGGAGCCAGACGCAAATGTTCTGTTTCGGCCATTCCGGCCAGGGTGAGCAGTTCCATTGAGGTGGCGCTGCCTTCCAGAGGGCGCATGGCCAAAACCATAAATAGCGGCAATTGCTCGGACGACAAAAGCCAGGCTGTCTGTGCGGCCAGGTCCCAGGAAGCCGGATCGAGCCAGTGGCTATCTTCAAGAATAAGGGCCAGCGGTTGTTTTATGGCCCAGGCTCGCAGCAGCATGAGCAGCAGCACAAGCAAACTCTCATGCCGCGCTTTGGCCTTGAGCGAGGCGGTGAGTTCATTTTCCGGGAAATTCAAGGGCAACACATCGTTTAACAGGGGCAGATATTGCCCAAATTCGGGCGCGGCTTCATTCACGTGGGCCTGAACCCGGCTTTGCTGCTCAGTAATGTCGTCAATACCCGGTAAATCAAAATAAGTGTAAAAAATGTTTTGCCAGGCATGGTAGGGCGTTTCTTGTTCAAAACTGTGTCCCTGGCCGATCAGGGGCTTCGGGCCGCGTTCTAATGCCAACCGGACCAACGTTTCTACCAGACGTGACTTGCCAATCCCGGCTTCCCCTTCAATCACGGTGATGTAACTGCGGCCTGTTTGGAGCACCCGGTCCAGACAAGAGGTCAGTTTGGCCAGTTCACTCCGGCGTCCTCGCAACTCACCGGCGGGTTTGGCGGGCTGAGCAATGGCTTCCGGCTTTACCTGACCGGCCTGCCCCGCGCCACGGCTATGGTCAAGCGGACGATAGAGACGGACCGGCCCGGCTTTCCCCTTGACCTGCACCGGGGCCAGCGTTTCAAAGGTAATTTGATTACGGCTGTGGCGATAGGCTGCGTAATTGCAACAGATTCGGCCCGGGCCGGCTACCGTCATCAACCGCGCGGCCAGATTGACGGTATCGCCCATCACGGTGTATTCGCGCCGGGTTTCACTGCCCACCGGGCCGGCAAACACCCGGCCGGTAGTAACGCCAATGGATAACTGTAACTTATGTTCTGCGGCCAGCCCCTGTAAATCCAGGGCGCAGCGGACGGCTCGTTCGGCGTCGTCCTCATGGGCATAGGGCGGCGCGCCAAACAGGAGCAGAAAAACAGTGCCCTTGTCGTCTACGGTCAGGCGGGTCAGGCTGCCCTGGTAATGATGAATGATTTCCTGCACGCCCCGCACCAGGGCGTGCAGTTTTTGGATGGCCTGGGGCTGCGCGTAATCAAGTTTATTGACGCCCACAAAGAGCACGCTCATGGGGCGCAAGGTAGCCAGCCAATGATGTAGGCCCTGATCCAGCCAGCCCAACACGGGCGTGGGCACATAACATCGTAAGGCTTGTTCCACTCTGATTGTATCTTGAATAGAAGTCCAATCTGGCCTGGGCAGCGAACGAGGTGAAACTGCGCCGGGAGCGATGATGGCGCTGGCTTCCGGGCTAAGCACAATCTGGCTTTGAGCGGCTTGATGTTCGGCCTGGGCCGCCTGGCGCAGCGCATCTCCGGCAATAATGTACTCCCAACGATTGGAAACCCCACCCACACAAGCGGCTACAATTTCCCCGGCCCCAAGGCCAATTTTCATGGCCAGCGTCACCAGGCCAACGCTGCTTTCCATCACGCTAAACTCGTCCATCACCGATTGCATGGTTTCAGCCGTTTGTTTGGCCCGCCGGGTGGCTGTGGCTAACGCTTCATCCACAGCGGGAAACATTGCGGTCAGGGAATCGCCGCCAAATTTGATCACCTCCCCCCCTTCGGCCTCGATGAAGGCAATCATCCAACTGAAGTAGCGGTTGAGCAGGCGCGTTAACTCTTCCGGCCCTTCTGAACCTTTTTGGCCCAGCGCCTCGGTGAGGGGAGTGAAGCCCGAAATATCGGCAAAGAGAATGGCCGCAGAGAATCGCTCGGCAGTGGCAGCCGAGGGTGGCGTAGGGGCGCGATCGGCCAACACATTACGCACAATATTGGGGGGCACATACGCCGCGATGCTTTGCAATAAGTCAAACATTGTCCAGTTTTATTAAGATTCTGATTACGCCCAGGTTGGCGGCCCCTGACTGTTAAAAGTATATCATGGTGGGGCCGGTCAGGCTATCATATCTTTTTCCTAGTCCGGCGCAAATCCGAAAATAGACTCGCTTGACCATGCAAGTTGTTAATTCCCTGCTATAATTACAAAAGTCAATATAGAGGCCAATGGGCCAAAAAACTTAAAAAGTATTGGGGGATTTTATGTCGAAACAATTTGAGGTAGCAACATTTGGGGGAGGATGTTTCTGGTGCGTTGAAGCCGTTTTTCAGGATTTGCAAGGTGTGCAACAGGTAGTTTCAGGCTATGCCGGGGGTGTAATCGAGAATCCAACCTACCAACAGGTTTGTACCGGCACCACCGGCCACGCCGAAGTGATTCAGATTACGTTTGACCCTGAAGTGATTTCTTATGAAGATTTGCTTTACGTATTTTGGCGCACCCACAACCCCACTACCCTGAACCGGCAGGGGGCCGACGTGGGCACGCAGTATCGCTCCATTATTCTCTATCACAATGAAGCGCAAAAAGCCATAGCCGAAAAATCCCGGCAAAAAACCAACGCTTCCAGCTTATGGCCCGATCCCATTGTGACGGAGATTGCGCCCCTGGCCGAGTTCTACCCGGCCGAAACGTATCACCAGAACTATTACCGCAGCAATCCTCACCAGCCTTATTGTATGATGGTGATTGATCCCAAGGTAAAAAAGTTCAAAAAGGAATTCAAGGATAAACTAAAGGTGGCGGCCTAAAACTTGATTTGGGTAAAATATACCCTTGAGTCTCAAAAAAACGCCGGTTGAGCCGGTTGAAAGCGGCGTTTGAGCCGAATTCAGGGCTGTTCAATTCTAAAAGATAGTGGCCCAAAACGCATATTTTTCAGACAGGATTCACAGGATTTAAAGATTTTTTGTGGTTATTCGCCTTGTAGATGATCGTTCCGGTTATTCAACCGGAATGGGTAAATACCGGGTTAACCCGGTCAAATATCCGGTTACAGTTTCAAAACTGTAACCATCAGGTGGAACAGGGGAATAATTACGACTTTTTAAAAAACCACCACGACGCCAAGCACGCGAAGTAAAACCGGCTAAACATCTGGCTGTTCAAAATCTTGGCGTTTTTGGCGTTTTGGCGGTGTAGCTTCATTGGTAGTTTCCTGCTTCCCCGTAGCGGGAAACTACCCGTGGCCGGAGACCACTTATGAGTGACATTGCCAACCTTGAACAAATCTTAAACTTGACCTTTTCCGACAGAGCCTTGTTACAACGCGCCCTCACCCATCGTTCTTACCTTAACGAAAATCCTGATTATCCCCTGGAAGACAACGAACGGCTGGAATTTTTGGGCGACGCCATCCTTGATTTTATCACCGGCGAATATTTATACCATCACTTTCCGGAAATGGCCGAAGGGCACCTAACTAATCTGCGTTCGGCCCTGGTGCGCACCGAAACCCTGGCCCGCTTTGCCACTGAACTCAATTTGGGAGAATATCTCTTTTTGGGTCGAGGCGAGGAAGAAGGCGGGGGACGCCAGCGCAAGGCGATTTTGTGTGATGCCTTTGAGGCCCTCATTGGCGCGGTCTACCTGGAATGGGGTCTGGATTGTTCTCGCCAGCTTGTGGTAAAAATGATAAAACCGGCCCTGGCCGAGATTTTGAGTTTTGACACCCACAAAGACCCCAAAAGCCGGTTACAAGAATTGGCGCAAAGCCACTATCAATTGACCCCCACCTACCGCACCATTAAAGAGCAAGGGCCGGATCACGCCAAAGAGTTTACCGTGGAAGCCATGATTGGGAACAAAACCTACGGCCAGGGCACGGGCCTGAGCAAACAAACCGCCGCCCAGTCCGCCGCCGAACAAGCCCTGGAGAGATTAGAACAAGAATTGATGATGAAGGGTTAAGGCCCAACCGGTTCCTTGATGCCCGTACCAAAGGCATTCTACCACACCCGGCAGACAAATCCTTTCAGATACTCAGATTCAGGGTAGGTTAATAAAATGGGGTGGTCGGCGGCCTGGGAGAGATGCTCAATAATTTGCACGGTCCGGCCGGCGTCCACGGCCGCGCCAAAGAGCACTTTTTGAAAGAGGTCGGCGCTCACTGCGCCGGAGCAAGAAAACGTAATTAGCACGCCTCCCCGCTTAATTAATTTCATGGCCAGCAGATTAATATCCTTATACCCCCGCGTGGCTTTATCAACGTGCCCCTTGCGTTGGGCAAATTTGGGGGGGTCTAAAATAACCACATCAAATTTCCATTGAGCCTCTTCGTAGGCCCGCAAAATTTCAAAGGCATTGGCTACGGCATAAACGTCTTCACGCTCGCCAAAACCGTTACGGCGCATGTTGCGCTCGGCCAATTGGAGGGCCACTTCAGAGGTATCAACGTTAATAATCCGTTTGGCCCCGGTCGCGGCGGCATACACCGCAAAGGCGCCGGTATAGGCAAAGGCGTTCAATATTTCTTTGCCGGCCAAATATTTAACCGCCTTTTGCCGGTTCTCACGCTGGTCCAGGTAAAAGCCTGTTTTTTGGCCTAACTTCACATCAACCAGAAACGTATGGCCATTCTCCACAATTTCAATTAAATCAGGGGGAGTTTCAAGCCGAACCGGCCCGGCAATGGGCACCAGGCCTTCCTGCTCTCGCGCTTCAACATCGCTGCGTTCGTAAATGCCCTGGGGACTCACCAGATCAACCAACGTATCCAAAATGATGCCCCGGTGTTTTTCGGCGGCTATTGACAGAAATTGGACGACCAGCCAGGTGCCGTATTGGTCCACAATCAGGCCCGGCAGGCCATCCGCCTCGGCGTGAACCAGGCGAAAGGCGTCTGTGTCTTGGCTCTCGATAAGCGTCTGCCGGCCGGCCACGGCCCGGCGCAAACGCCGCCGCCAGAAATCCTCGTCAATCATATCGTTGGGATTCCAGGTGAGCAAACGGATCCGGATTTGCGATTTGGCGTTATAAATACCCCGCGCCGCAAAACGAGCGCGATGATTCCACACGTCTACCACATCGCCGTTGGCCGGCTCGCCCTCTACCCGCCCAATTGCGCCCGAAAAAATCCAGGGGTGACGATTTTCAACAGACTTCTCCCGGCCCTTTTTGAGAATAACCTGGCTTGTAATCATTTGTCCCTCGTTGGGTGCGTGAAAAGGATAATGTTATCTATGTTTATAGATGACATTACCTCAAAATATTTTAACGTTTAGGTCTATCTTAACTGGTTAAGCAAAAAAGTCAATGTTTGAGGTTAAGATTTTGCCTAAACTTTAAAGGGCGCGCCTTTGCTCCAGGCGCGCCCTTTTGGCTTAAGGTTGATAGGGTTGTTTTTATCGTTGATGCTTTAAAGCCTGTAGTTCCCCCTCATTTTAACCGGCCCAAAAAATGGTCACGATAACGGCAAATTTTTGGGGCTGCTCATTATCTCATTACTATTCAAAAGCTGTATAATTTCCGCTAAACAGTTGTTCCACAATGCCCGGATGAGCGTTTAACCAGGCCCCTTGCACCATCATCAAGGGGATGAGGATCGCCAGGCCCCAGGCCAGCCCCAGGAGGAGCGTTTTCCACAGCCTCTGGCGCACAAGGTTCACTATCAGGTGGATAACGGCCAGGGTCATCAAAATATGGCCAACTTGGGCGATGAGGTTATAACCATCCCAAGTGAAAACAAGCAGGCCCAGCGTGCCGTAACGGAACATTAACACTGCCGCCGCCGCCATCACCACCGGGCTACCTAACAGGAATCCGGCAGCAAACAGAAAGATGCTGGGGGCGCAGGTGTTCAGCATCAGCCAACCGGCCGGCCCGGTATTGAGCACGGTGAGAAAAACAAAGGTTGAATTGAACGCAAGCAAAACGTTAAAAACAACCAATACCCAACCAATGACATCCCGCTTGAACCCGGCTTCTGCTCGCTCTACGGCCAGGCTTTGTTTGAAGTGAATGATTGTTCGCATGCTTATTCTCCTCAATTAAT contains the following coding sequences:
- a CDS encoding class I SAM-dependent rRNA methyltransferase; this translates as MITSQVILKKGREKSVENRHPWIFSGAIGRVEGEPANGDVVDVWNHRARFAARGIYNAKSQIRIRLLTWNPNDMIDEDFWRRRLRRAVAGRQTLIESQDTDAFRLVHAEADGLPGLIVDQYGTWLVVQFLSIAAEKHRGIILDTLVDLVSPQGIYERSDVEAREQEGLVPIAGPVRLETPPDLIEIVENGHTFLVDVKLGQKTGFYLDQRENRQKAVKYLAGKEILNAFAYTGAFAVYAAATGAKRIINVDTSEVALQLAERNMRRNGFGEREDVYAVANAFEILRAYEEAQWKFDVVILDPPKFAQRKGHVDKATRGYKDINLLAMKLIKRGGVLITFSCSGAVSADLFQKVLFGAAVDAGRTVQIIEHLSQAADHPILLTYPESEYLKGFVCRVW
- a CDS encoding tetratricopeptide repeat protein, whose translation is MFDLLQSIAAYVPPNIVRNVLADRAPTPPSAATAERFSAAILFADISGFTPLTEALGQKGSEGPEELTRLLNRYFSWMIAFIEAEGGEVIKFGGDSLTAMFPAVDEALATATRRAKQTAETMQSVMDEFSVMESSVGLVTLAMKIGLGAGEIVAACVGGVSNRWEYIIAGDALRQAAQAEHQAAQSQIVLSPEASAIIAPGAVSPRSLPRPDWTSIQDTIRVEQALRCYVPTPVLGWLDQGLHHWLATLRPMSVLFVGVNKLDYAQPQAIQKLHALVRGVQEIIHHYQGSLTRLTVDDKGTVFLLLFGAPPYAHEDDAERAVRCALDLQGLAAEHKLQLSIGVTTGRVFAGPVGSETRREYTVMGDTVNLAARLMTVAGPGRICCNYAAYRHSRNQITFETLAPVQVKGKAGPVRLYRPLDHSRGAGQAGQVKPEAIAQPAKPAGELRGRRSELAKLTSCLDRVLQTGRSYITVIEGEAGIGKSRLVETLVRLALERGPKPLIGQGHSFEQETPYHAWQNIFYTYFDLPGIDDITEQQSRVQAHVNEAAPEFGQYLPLLNDVLPLNFPENELTASLKAKARHESLLVLLLMLLRAWAIKQPLALILEDSHWLDPASWDLAAQTAWLLSSEQLPLFMVLAMRPLEGSATSMELLTLAGMAETEHLRLAPLSAEDTLALAAAKLDLTGNELPEAVAELVQKRAGGNPFFAEELIYALYNDGFITLKALPASTGAAGKTRCLISGDLDQAVQILPTTIQSTILSRIDRLPPEEQLMLRVAAVIGYTFAYTTLRDTLRQHLDINERSLKTHLYELIYLEFIQPANPEPDLTYCFKHSLIQEVTYQSLLFDRRRRLHRTVAQWYEQTYGKTQPPGNGPSPMLHPDETLPGPDSGANLTFPPVSAADPLASCYALLVYHWHQAEDEARERHYAALLGLQSAAQFANAEALSYLNRALNLTPHSETAERYKLLLARETVYNRLGSREAQAEDIAALAALAKALKDVRQETEVMLRQARYAEVTGNYALALAAAQQTVAQAKQIEDVAGEARAYLAWGSALYHQGNYEAAGKKLDQALALAQNNPSRCLEAEVLYRLGTLCMLQGDYPTARGYCQQALAFCRAHHHHPAQADNLHLLGLIQYHLGCYQAARDYFEQAIPLHYTIGHQQGEVKSLLAVGVLYLRQGDYEAARDYFEQVLDTASEIGDRETLAGALSNLGLLYGYLGDYPTARSYLSPSLDLREELGSQAGQADSLGKFGFVYYHSGDHQTAYRYCQMALAIQQKIGCRAGQGYSLTYLGHAQVELGQWQAASTTYNHLLNLRRQMNQPGPAIDALAGLARLALEQDDLDLALAYGEEILAWLKANEPAGLDNPFQVYLTLYRVLETAAQDNPALVEQAQAILETAHAILQEQTARLSNQVWQRKFRKRSISTGKLLLLGKRVDYET
- a CDS encoding cyclic nucleotide-binding domain-containing protein; its protein translation is MTTQTLTPQEIDRLIDTSPIAPESRVKLDSPFLRQLAAAGREVVDALMTEQHYPRGAVIFAEGDVGNAMYIIWSGRVAVVKGNPESPIVLGYRGPGEIVGEMALLEDQPRSASVIALEDTRLLRITRQDFKQLLSSNSAVGMGILSTLSARLRAADNARDAGLRAEDRLSKQVSELQTEKQHLLELQQLRQETTDLIVHDLRHPISSLLGIVNLLEMVLPKEVLEANQSLLNLANSTCGHMQLLVDSLLDIARMESGEVELELDELDLAQLITDAINRPIVPLEANVTLETIVPADLPPVMADEEKIIRVLANLIGNAIKYTPKNGHIGVVAEPKNGYIQVSITDTGPGIPPADRERIFERFAQVAGSNTRKGFGLGLAFCRLAVEAHGGRIWVEPGQGGEGSRFVFTLPL
- the msrA gene encoding peptide-methionine (S)-S-oxide reductase MsrA — translated: MSKQFEVATFGGGCFWCVEAVFQDLQGVQQVVSGYAGGVIENPTYQQVCTGTTGHAEVIQITFDPEVISYEDLLYVFWRTHNPTTLNRQGADVGTQYRSIILYHNEAQKAIAEKSRQKTNASSLWPDPIVTEIAPLAEFYPAETYHQNYYRSNPHQPYCMMVIDPKVKKFKKEFKDKLKVAA
- the rnc gene encoding ribonuclease III, which encodes MSDIANLEQILNLTFSDRALLQRALTHRSYLNENPDYPLEDNERLEFLGDAILDFITGEYLYHHFPEMAEGHLTNLRSALVRTETLARFATELNLGEYLFLGRGEEEGGGRQRKAILCDAFEALIGAVYLEWGLDCSRQLVVKMIKPALAEILSFDTHKDPKSRLQELAQSHYQLTPTYRTIKEQGPDHAKEFTVEAMIGNKTYGQGTGLSKQTAAQSAAEQALERLEQELMMKG
- a CDS encoding pentapeptide repeat-containing protein — translated: MKREQVMRVIKKARARGEIPNLRNANLQNLDLSEINLRRVYLQGANLAQSNLRRADLSRAYLREANLSQANLSQANLSQANLFRANLREANLVAADLRRVNLRGADLRGADLSRANLRGGNLFRADLRGANLSEASLIGANTGGANLAAANLTEANITGEQLSIAESLAQTTMPNGTIHD